The window ATCAAATTGGTTCCTGTGTTACTGACTTGTACATTTCCATCCTGACTTTGTGAGTCTTTTCCTTGGTGTGTGATGCCTTCACACCCTGTAGAGAAAAATCAGGACAGGATTATGGAATCAGTGCGTCAAACTGTCTATGCATCTATCTTCCTTTTGATGTGTTCATATAGTTACACTGGAGATACGGATGGATGAttagattttattaaaatgaatgattatttcTACAGAGTCAGATCCATTCGGCTCCTGTGTTTCTCTACTGCAGTGTTTACCTGAGTATCCCAGCCTGTCTTGCTGAGCAGTTTTCCTTGAAGCTCAAGGAGTAGGGACCTGCATGATATTTTCCataagaagaataagaaaaagaaggagaacctacaaatgttcagtttactatattatttttcttctacaTGCCTGCACATCGATGTTAGCACATGCCATGAGGACCTGAAGGACTTTACAGTTACATATCCAACACATCCTTACAAACAAGAGCCACGGTAATGCATGTGCAGGTACAAGAGatacacaaaaaatacacatttttaaaaaaaggttaaaataaagtgaaaaaaacatacagtgtctAGGTTTGTTTTACAACAGTACACCTTAGGAGACcttaaaagtatgaaaatcCCCATGATAAAGTAATAAGACACACTGTTCTTGCCCTTGAATATATATTCCAGTGTTTCTTCctcaggaaaaaatatttttggataaACTTCCCAGTTGTGAGTTTATACCACAAGCACGTTCACTGAAAGTAAAGTTATATCAGCAGGAAAACAACTCCACCCCATCGTTCCTGTTTCCTCCTCCGATGTGCCCCCTTGCAACTGTAACGTGACAGCTGTAGCACAGCGCTCCTCTGTCCACTCCTCGGTGCCCAGACGCAGGACGGCTGTAGCCTATTCATATGTTTACTTTCAGTTTCACTATGGCTCGCTTATCCTGTCTGCTAATCTGTTTTTAGCCTGTAGAGGTCTTTTTTTAAGCAGGCCTGGGTAGCTCACCAGTGAGGTAAATGCAGCTTTCAGAAAGCATATTGCATGACCTGTGCAACTCTTCCACAAGGAAATCCCCTCTCATTTGAGGAATGTGGAGATTTGGAACTAATGCGGCGCTAGGTTCTTCATCTGTTCACTTTTATTCCTCGATGGATGTTACTGAGCTCACATTTTGCCGGTCAGCTACTGAAAACTGCGGAGAGCATATTCAGTCTTTTCGCATCAACATTATTTGGAGTAGTTTTATTCCCTTTTCAGTGTCAGTTACTTTTCATTAGTGTTGAAATTGGAATTTTTTTGGGACTTCAGATTACAGAAGAGGTACCTTAATCTTTCCTTTAGAGCAGTGTGATGAGTTCACACAGGTTTCTCCCCTGTGAAGGATAATGAACCTGTAACGCCCAGACTTCAGCCGGCACCCCTGTTAATTCCACCGTGGAACTCCGAGCTTAAAACTTGGGTCTTTTTTCAATGGGCACAGCCATATGACACTTGAGATATCACAGCAAGTCACTTCTCACTGCAGATCAGAGTGATGTGTATCAAATAGGTAGAAACATACAGCACATCCTCCATTATTTCTAGTCTTTCGTCAGTGCTTGAGAGAGCAACATTTTCAACAAGCAGTTAACAGCTCGACTGTTTTCTTCAGTCGTATACAGAAGTAAACAAACCTGAACCTGAAGGGAAACAAGACATACGGGTCGTGACCAAATACAAAGTTTAAGAGGTCACATGAGTGTATACAATCACATACATAAAACGGAATGTGAATATTCCCTCAcatatcttgtgttttttccttctaCTTATTATGAAAATGTGCTCAGTCATAATATATAATCCTTTGTCTAAACCTCACTGACCCTCCTGTGGGTCAGTCTTTACAAACTCGCTGTGGTGCAGCCAAACTTTGGTCAAACCCACAGAGCTTTGCTTTAAATCTTCAATGAGATCCTGAGGTTTCCGTAGATAGTAAATATGTCTGGCTGATGTGTACAACATGATGCACAttagaatatatttttctttgataattTAACTGTTCAGTTGTATTTCTTTGTATATATCTCCCGACGATATGGTCTACATAAGTCTCCTCTACACTGCCAGAAATGGAATTCGGTAGCAGAACACTAAAACCCTTCTATTTTGACTAGATTTTGGTCTAAAACTgtgacatttttgaatatttaatctAGAAATATTAAGAATTTATCTTACAGAGGGTATAACCTTTGATGGTTCTGAAAAAACTAATCACCTGGGACCTGCaagtgtttctgctgtcagtGAAATTGAAACCTATAAATAAGGCCTACCACAcacaactgagaaaaatgtatatataatgtatatgtgaTGTATATATAAGTTAATGACttaatgaaaatttaaaaccttttattaCAAGGACTATACCTGATAAAGACGATTTATGTAAGTCTtgcttttttatcttttaaggTTTATTAATTGGATTAAAGAAGTGTCTGTGACTCTGCCTCTTGAAACTTAAATTATTAAAGATAAACAACTGCTCTTTAAAATAACACGTGGGATCCCCTTATATATCATATAAGTGCAACTTTCATCATAAGTAATATGATGGATTGCCTGAAACGTCTGAACTCCTTTTGTTACTTGATggctctgtttttctgtcagtctaCCTTTGGACCTTACATCGAtgcacaaacaataaaaatcaaataccaGCATGATAATATAGGAACACTTCATGGAAAAGTAGACAAACTTGTGTCCCcttttttgaaattaattttatttttctgatttattttcatattttttttaaagttttgttattattgttcAATTAAACTGACATGTAAGGCTGATTGTTATATTGGATCATTTAACCTTAATCGTATCCCTCACATAGGATGACAATATTTTGCTTCCTTATTTTTGGAGGTGATTCGAAAACAGTAATAAAGAtattgctggaaaaaaaagtattgtagCCTAGATTCTTCCACCTTCTATTTTTGTACCATGCTgtcataaaacatttgtgtCATCCATGCTATGGACCCCATCTGGAGTTCTTTGTTCTCAGCCAGGGAAACaggctgtctgtgtttgtctaaaATCACGACGCGTAGCCTGGCCTCTCTCTCATTAACCCAGCGCTTTCGGTTGCTTGTCTGTAGTGTTTTTGAGTCTATTCCTGTACTTAATCCGCTGCATCTCTCCTCGTTAAGATGAATTCTACAAAGTAAACAGTCTGTTGAGTATAGGAGCACAGGTCAGGTCATttagtgtcagtgtgtgaggaGAAGTGGGTCAGGTTTAAGTGCAACATTGTGGGAACATGTTGGGTCTGTTTGTGGTCTTGGATCAGTGGAACTGCAGATGTAAATGCTACTTCTACTGTCTAACTCGCAGTGCGCTCTCTGGCATCCCCATATCTGGCACCTTTGACCCCTGCATTAGaactgaaacaataaatcaattagTCGATGGGCAGATAATTAATCTACATCTTTTGATATACTATTAGtcattgaagttttttttttccttgcagaaACGcccagttccagcttctcatttgctttgtttttttgttttatattatttctaaCTGAATAATTGCgtgttttggacagttggtctgacaaaataacacatCTGAACATGTCACTTTAGGTTTTAGGAGGTTGTCATGGGCAGTTTTCAGtgtctgtcattttatagaccaaacaagtaactgattaattgagtaaataattttcagatgaatcaataatgaaaacaattactTGTTGCAGCTCTATCCTGCATCTTTCAGTGCATctgtttgatttaaaatctCAGCTACCTCTGAGGCATTTAAactcttttctgtgtttttgatgcCTGTTGTCCCCGACTGAACTTAGAGTGATTGacatgttgctgtgtgtgtcattttcaaGGGCTCTATTTACTTAGTCTAGTATTGACCTAGTCTGCATTGACTGAAGCCTTGCTCTCTTTTCTATTTGTAAGCAGACACAGCAGACTCTGTCATAAAATTATTTACCAGGTATCCTGCACACGCTTTAACTCCACTTGTATGGAGTATAATGCTTTCAGATTgtatgtcttctttttcttctctgctggTCTTTTACCTACCTCACTGAGCACAGTAATACCTCACAGTCTGACACTGCACCCAGCCAGGTGTCTACCACCAGATTACTTCACCACTGGTTAATGTCACTTTCCTAATTAGCTGCACTGATTCAAAGCAACGGCCACTAAAATGCCTTTAGCAAGGAATGATGGTATTGTTCtgcttaaaaataaatcattgtaTGCTTGGAATACAAAAATTGAAAGACATCTGTTTTATTGATGTGTTTGGATAAACTCAGTCAATGATCATTCGTAAAATGCTAttaaattatgacaaaattaGAAATTAACAAGTCAGACATTTCACCCTGTGAAAGTGCTGCTGACCCTTTTGAGGAAAAGTCACTGATTGGAGTCAAGTTGGACGTCTGtgaatttaactgaaaatgtaCAATGTCAGTCATTTAAGGTTTCatagtttgttttgtaaagttaATGCTGTGGTGAAACAATCACTACACAGTTTGAATCAACATtaatattgcaaaatgtttgtCAAATGCTCTTTGGTCATGACATCTGTCTGTGCTTCTTTCAGCTTTACTAAGTGTACCTGGCAATGAATCCTGCTGGTGGAAGACGTGATGCAAATGAACAAGACAGATGATAGcaacaaatgcatttattgCAGTTGGCCAGCGTCTTTATTGTTCTGGTTTTGAAGAGTCAGTTTCCTGTAAAATCATAAAAGGAGAAATAAGATGATTGTGCAATAAGACTGAGATTCTTAagtgctcttttgtttttgtttttttatctttggCCCACCTACTTGGGACTTGGAACGAAGTTTGTACATTCATACACCCCTGACGATGAATACATTGATAAATTGGAAGGTTCTTAAAACCTCCCCAGTGAGCAATTCACCAGAAATACATCTATTTATGCTTTGTTCGTCTTAAAACACTCTATCACGTTCTGTACGTTTCATACTGCTTGCTATtattcaaaaattcaaagttcCATATTGTGAAGATTTGGTTAAAAAGGTGAATAAACTCCACATATTAAACTGCTGGCGAATCAAGATGGTACACCCTACATGACATCCTGAGGATCGCTGTACCTCTGATGTTTACTGGATGTAAACTCATCTTAGTCCTAACGTCCTTTCAGGAGGCCAAAAACTGAATGACCTTCAAAGCGCCTGAGTCTCACCATTAAACCCCAGGTGCCCCACATGTGAGGATGACCAGAGAGATCCACTTGGTTGACCAGATTTTAATGAATCCTGCACTGGAATGGGTGGATCTGAACTGAGTCATCTACATTAAAATTATAAACTAGTCCAGAGTCTGGAGGATTAACTCAAGATCAATTTCATTCAGTGAAACTcaattagggaaaaaaaaaaaaaaataagaaaattaaaaaaattagggAATGTGAACAGTTATCATACCCTGAAGaaccattaataaatgtaagtGTAAGAATCCCAAACTGGCGGTGGGGGTCCTATCAATCCCTGAAGTGTTCCCAGCTCCTTATTTCCGAAAAGAAGGCCTCTCCTGGGCAGGCGGTGTAGTTCACCACCTGTCTGTGGCCATGGATGGTGAAGTTGGCAGCCAGTCCTCCTCCAGCTACTGCACATCGCACTAGACGATTGCGCAACAGGTCCATGGCATGGCGAGACGGCAGGGTGGCAGTGTAGTTACCGATGATTGACACGCCATACCCGATGTCATTGTGCCCCCTGGTGTGTGTGCCAAGGAGGCTCCAACCTCTCCCTTCATAGACGTAGCCGTCAGAGCCCACGACAAAGCTGAGGGCACAGAGACAGTACAGCACATGATAAATGAGTGCAATGTACAGTAACTGGTCTGAAGTAAGCTGAACAAAGTTTAtgcaaaaaaatgcatatgaaaGACGATTAATCAGCAGCATTCTTTCAAAAagttataataacattaacaattaataaattatttctactcaaaggaatagtttgacattttgggaaatatgcttatttgctttcttgctgagagttagatcagagccaggctagctgtttctcccctTTATcagtcattatgctaagctagtGTAATCACCTCCTATCTCCAGGCTCATTCTTAAAGCAGTGAGATGATCAATCTCCTCATCttactctcagcaagaaagtgaataaacatatttcccgagatgtaaaactattccttttcAAAAGCTGGTAACCTGTATCCTATGTCGCTCCAACCGCGGACTTCCTGGTGGAAATGCTGCATGGCTCTCATGTCGCGAGAGCACTTTGGGAAGGATAAACAGGGCGAGGATGGCTCATAGGTGTGGTGAACATACAGAAATTGGAGGGGCAGAGACAATGGGATAGGTGTACCCTTGTAGGCTTCTGCCCCCCACTGACAGCGAGAGATGATTTGAGGGCAGtctgaaaagaggaagagagaggatgagggtCAGGATACTAAAACCACCAGAGATTTTGCTATGTCATACCCACAAGTTCGTGTTTCCAAACGGTCAAGACTGGAGTCTACAGCCACAAATTGGCTAGGCTGATATATCGGTAGATAGTAGTTTactgatatatatattataacgTGGATATAAATTGGgatagacatttttcacaatgtgtTAACATTTTACAAACCATGGCTGCAGCCCTGACTTGCACTTGCACCTTTTTTGATCACTTCATAGCTCACCCCAGTACTTGTGCACAAATGCCTGCAATCCATCCCTCACCGCCTTCCCAACTCCAGTGTCCATAGCGATCCATTCTGTCTTCTCCAGCTTCCAGACCAATGCTAGTGTCTCCATTATCTGGATGTGAAGTTCAAGTGGCTCCAGAATGGATCTAGAGATCTCCCTTCGCCTTGGGCTAACATGGTTGGTCACTGCATCAAGACCCTGCCCCTCATGCAAAATATAACTATAGTATCCTTTCAAAATTTCACTGAGGGCCGGCGGCTGCTCAGATCCACTTAGGTTGCTGAGGTCTGTGCCCAGTATAGTTCCATCCATGCCCCCATTAATCACAGCATCCGTGGCCAGAGTGGCAGGCCGAGACAGTTTGAACACCTTAGGGTGGTCCACACTGTCCCAGCATCCGTTAGGCCCCAGGCGATAAGGTGGTGGGAAGTCCTGGAGGCTGAGGAAGGACAGGCCCAGCGTCCTGCCTAAGGTGAGAGGAAAGATTCCAGCCGCTGGCTTCCCTTCAATCTTTGCTTTAAGTCCTGACTCGATTCCTAGCAGTAAGGGTGCGAGGGCTACTGTGGTGCCATCCGGAGCGAGAACCACCCCTCGTTCCTCTCCTTGGTCTGTCACAATATGGTGGATGGCCTTGTCAAAAAAGCTGAAGGATGAGGCATTGAGAATGGATGTCTCTAGGACCTCAGCATCAATGAGATTGTAGGACGCACCCAAGAAATGGATGGTCATCGCATCGTCGTGGCCAGCGGTCCTCCGCAGGGCCCTGACCAGAGTCAGGGGGGACAGACCAGGGTCGGACTCCTCAACCTGCTGCACAGCGCGGATGAAGCTGTCCATGTTGCGCAGGTGGAGACCTGATAACGgcagaaatgaggaaaaaaagaagtgaaggAGGAACACTGAAGTGCATTCATGGGTCAGCGAAGGAACTCTTTAGTTATTTCAAATAACAGTTGCACTCTGGCCACTCCTTAATGGCATCATAAAAATCAAGTTCAGAGAAATGACCGCTTGAATCACTGTACGAGTtgtagaaagaagaaaataaaaaagggtaAGACAGCGATTTTAATACCCCCTCAAATGTGTGTGGCGCAGTTAATGCTACTGACATCTTAATGGCATTGTTCAGATCACAGCTAAATTAAGGAGTGGAGGAAATTTATTGAGGTGAGGATATAAATTCCAGCCCCCTTGCTGGAatttatgttttgatttttaaaaatgcaaggTCATCCCCATCATCATTAATATTTCCGTTGGACGCGCCCTTTGACTTAGAAAAAATTGCAACACCCTccctaaaaacaacaacagagataGGTTGGTACACTATGTTTCACAGTTAATAACTAGAAGAGACGAAGCATAAAAGAATTTATAGGTCAAGTTTAAACATCAGTAACCTTATATccttattaaaaaataaatgtgaattacATCAGAAGATGGTGTGAGCTGATGTGTGTGACATCAGATGCTTGACTGTCCTTCGGAGCTAAACTGAGCACATGATGAGTTCATAGTAAGCACTCAGGAAAAACTGCTGTTTCTTCACTTTCCTAGAGAGAAAATATTCCTTATCAGCATACCAAAATGAAACTGTTAGCCTGATGAAGAATTTAACTCATGATAATCATTGTAAATGCCGTCAACAACACTCAAACTTTTGCatctttttattaattaaatttacCTGTCGgcctgctgcagacagacaagAAGCAGAATAAAGCCAGAACAAAAATCGAAAATCCAGGTAAAGTCATGTTCCTAGTCAACTCCTAGTCGCtgcctccaaaaaaaaacaaatagtttcCGTTAAACAGAACCAGAACGATAATCCTCAACATGCagacttttcaaaaatgtaaactgagTAGCACAGTTGTGCTCCCTACAAGTTCTGAGATGAGTTGTGTAGTTTTATTTGTGTAGGTGTACGTGCATGACTGCAGTGTTGTGACCCAATAGGGGAGAGTACTCTTTGTACACTGATGGCTCCAAATATTGATTTAGACTACAGTACGTTAAAGTGTTtcacaagcaaaacaaagccTGGGCCGCCCAGTAAGGTTTCTTACAAATAAGTGCTTTGTCTAAAATTATATTGTATCATATTGTCACTCTTTACCTCAGATTTTACACAGCCTTGTACAGAATTACAATATGTGAATTCGATAAACACAACAGAAGTGAAAGATAAAGCAGATTTATGGTTAATGTTTACCGTCTCATATgatgtgtgcatctgtttgtgttctCGGCAGTGTCAGGAAACGTTTTTAGTCGCCGGTAATAAACAGTCAACGATATGTGACCTTTAAATGCAGGGGGAATTACAGACAAACAGAACTGTCCTGATCTGAGGTGGATTTTGTGCTGATAAACCATGAAGCTGGCAATACTGTCACCAATGGGATACATAAACATGCAGTCATAATATTGACCGATTTTGTcacaaaatcaagaaaatatccCCCTGGTAGTAATTGTGCACTTAAAGAAGCTTTAAGAATGATAGTAAACACTTCTGGAAGTTCAGGTTTCATAGAGATGGGGGGCAAAATCATGAagcatcattttaatttcagaacCAAACTTTTGGATTACGATTGTCCTTTAATAGTTTGTACATAGTAAGCTGTGGTAATATGAAGGTTAGTCATTAAACCATTTCAAATCAAAAGGCTAAATGTGAATTTGTGTCATTCATTTTATGTGAACCCACaaagataaacaaatgaatacattttcaggATGTAttataaatgaattattaattatattaatatataaattatgaataatttctagaattttaaaatgttcaattCCTTCTCATCGATTTTATTTGTCATGGTCTTGTATTAATTTTATCcagttttacattattgtatttattaattttttttttaaattagactTACTTATTATCTGGTAATGTCATATCATTTTGACTTACTAGGTTGAAAATGTTACTCGCAGATTAGTCAGAATGGTGACTGTAAAAgtgatgatttttattttttacgtTTGATCAGTGGTGTCACGTGACAAGCTGACGTTCACCGTCGGAGCAGGAAGTAACACAAACGACAACAAAAGCAGGTGTAGTGAGCGATCATACGAACTGCCTTTGCACCGGTACAGCCGTTCATTGAAATCATAATGGAGACTCGCTTCACCAGAGGCAAGTCTGCCATTTTGGAGCGGCCCCTGAGCCGGGCCAAGACCGAGGTGAGCGTGAGCGCCTTCGCCCTGCTCTTCTCGGAGGTGGTGCAGTACTGCCAGAGCCGAGTGTACTCGGTGTCCGAGCTGCAGGCTCGTCTGTCCGACCTGGGTCAGCGGGTCGGAGGCAGCCTGCTGGACGTGCTGGTGCTAAGAGAGAAGAACGGCAAGAGAGAGACCAAAGTCCTGAACATACTGCTTTTCATCAAGGTACAcaccagctctctctctctctctctctctctctctctctctctctctctgtgtgtgtgtgtgtgtgtgtgtgtgtgtgtgtgtgtgtgtgtgtgtgtgtgtgtgtgtgtgtgtgtgtgtgtgagtgatatTGGAAGAGCAACTGTTTGCAAAGCCATTCATTTGCTCTTCAATGGGAACATAGAtccatagcaggaaaagcacagagcCAGTCCCAAAGGCCAGggaggtggaaagtaactaagtacatttactcaagcactgtacttaattacagttttgaggaacttgtactttacctgagtTCCATTTTGAGCTACTTTATCCATTTACTCCACagtatttcagagggaaatgttttacttttattttacagtttagtgac is drawn from Xiphias gladius isolate SHS-SW01 ecotype Sanya breed wild chromosome 15, ASM1685928v1, whole genome shotgun sequence and contains these coding sequences:
- the LOC120799687 gene encoding N-acetylmuramoyl-L-alanine amidase-like, which codes for MTLPGFSIFVLALFCFLSVCSRPTGLHLRNMDSFIRAVQQVEESDPGLSPLTLVRALRRTAGHDDAMTIHFLGASYNLIDAEVLETSILNASSFSFFDKAIHHIVTDQGEERGVVLAPDGTTVALAPLLLGIESGLKAKIEGKPAAGIFPLTLGRTLGLSFLSLQDFPPPYRLGPNGCWDSVDHPKVFKLSRPATLATDAVINGGMDGTILGTDLSNLSGSEQPPALSEILKGYYSYILHEGQGLDAVTNHVSPRRREISRSILEPLELHIQIMETLALVWKLEKTEWIAMDTGVGKAVRDGLQAFVHKYWDCPQIISRCQWGAEAYKGTPIPLSLPLQFLYVHHTYEPSSPCLSFPKCSRDMRAMQHFHQEVRGWSDIGYSFVVGSDGYVYEGRGWSLLGTHTRGHNDIGYGVSIIGNYTATLPSRHAMDLLRNRLVRCAVAGGGLAANFTIHGHRQVVNYTACPGEAFFSEIRSWEHFRD